A genomic window from Vanessa cardui chromosome Z, ilVanCard2.1, whole genome shotgun sequence includes:
- the LOC124543293 gene encoding mitogen-activated protein kinase kinase kinase 12-like has translation MDPLAQLELHANYTMKEDCPEDDSTALERDKKTLHWMTGVKDCFSTVLSLFRKPGIKEPQEDDWEVPFDSLSDLVYLGSGAQGVVFGGTLKGEMVAVKKLRDKSEANIKHLRKLNHDNIVRFRGVCTVSPFYCIIMEYCQYGPLFDFLHSGATFTPKQIIRWARDIALGMSYLHAHKIIHRDLKSPNILIADNLVVKVSDFGTSREWNDVSAIMSFTGTVAWMAPEVIRHEPCSERVDIWSYGVVLWELLTQEVPYKTLETHAIMWGVGTDTIALPIPTTCPSSLQLLLNQCWNRTPRNRPPFKIIAAHLDMAGEELCSMDIETFNRTQAIWRQQVYSSMERLYAKNEMTAPDVIAERREHLRHARDARYVYEQQLSRANELYMEVCAVRLQLEQRERVIAERENALSGCRCGVRKTFRYFTRQTSTSSDGLKTLQALTESRFRKKNPINYTNNAAQILVNLIENKCIDTTTLQLKIPVVDQEQRVSNDESVQNNNVTDDKTLKEIVVEDNGNIVVKTLDKDSNDIPQNDNYIADLANV, from the exons ATGGATCCATTAGCTCAACTCGAACTCCATGCTAACTATACCATGAAAGAAGATTGTCCTGAAGATGATTCTACAGCTTTAGAACGCGATAAAAAGACATTGCATTGGATGACTGGCGTTAAGGATTGTTTTTCTACAGTTTTATCTCTATTCAGAAAACCGGGAATCAAGGAACCGCAAG AGGATGATTGGGAAGTTCCTTTCGATTCCCTCTCAGACCTGGTGTATCTTGGATCTGGGGCGCAGGGAGTTGTATTTGGTGGTACCCTTAAAGGAGAAATGGTGGCCGTAAAGAAGTTACGGGATAAAAGTGAAGCCAATATCAAACACTTGAGGAAACTCAACCATGATAATATAg TGCGATTCCGAGGAGTATGTACAGTGTCTCCATTTTACTGCATCATTATGGAGTACTGCCAGTATGGACCCCTCTTTGATTTTCTTCACAGTGGGGCTACTTTCACACCTAAGCAAATAATACGCTGGGCAAGAGATATTGCCCTTGGCATGAGCTATCTCCATgcacataaaattatacacagaGATCTCAAGAGTCCTAA TATTTTGATTGCTGATAACCTTGTAGTTAAAGTAAGTGACTTTGGTACTAGTCGAGAATGGAATGATGTTAGTGCGATAATGAGTTTCACCGGCACAGTGGCCTGGATGGCTCCAGAAGTTATACGACATGAGCCATGCTCCGAAAGAGTAGATATATGGTCCTACGGTGTGGTTCTTTGGGAACTCCTAACTCAGGAGGTTCCTTATAAAACACTTGAGACACATGCAATTATGTGGGGAGTGGGCACAGATACGATTGCTCTGCCCATACCAACAACTTGCCCAAGCAGCTTACAGCTGTTATTAAACCAGTGCTGGAATCGGACTCCTCGTAACAG ACCTCCGTTCAAGATTATAGCAGCCCATTTGGATATGGCGGGGGAAGAACTGTGTTCCATGGACATAGAGACATTTAATAGAACGCAAGCTATTTGGCGTCAACAAGTATATAGCAGCATGGAGAGGCTGTATGCAaa GAACGAGATGACGGCTCCAGACGTGATCGCAGAACGCCGTGAACATTTGAGGCACGCCCGTGATGCTCGCTACGTATACGAGCAACAGCTCTCCCGCGCCAACGAGCTCTACATGGAAGTCTGCGCCGTACGCTTgcaattggaacagcgtgaaaGAGTGATAGCCGA ACGCGAGAATGCTTTGAGTGGATGCCGCTGCGGAGTGCGCAAGACCTTCAGATATTTCACACGTCAAACTTCAACATCCTCCGATGGGCTCAAGACTCTACAAGCTCTGACCGAGAGTCGCTTTCGTAAAAAGAACCCCATAAATTACACTAACAATGCGGCCCAAATCCTCGTCAACTTAATTGAGAACAAGTGCATTGATACGACGACACTCCAACTCAAGATTCCAGTAGTCGACCAGGAACAGCGCGTTTCCAATGATGAGAGCGTCCAGAACAACAATGTGACTGATGACAAGACCTTGAAAGAAATCGTCGTCGAGGATAATGGCAACATCGTGGTAAAGACCTTGGACAAGGACTCCAATGACATTCCCCAAAACGATAACTACATCGCTGATCTCGCTAATGTTTAA